From Hymenobacter sediminicola:
TGATACACCGGAGTTCGTGGAACAGGGCCGGGCTCTTCGCGGGTCTGTCATGATTCTGGGCCCGATGCTGGCTCGTTTCGGCCGCTGCCAGCTGCCAAAGCCCGGCGGCGACAAAATCGGACGTCGGCCGATGGACACCCACTTTTTGGGCCTTGAGAAGCTTGGTGGCAAGCTCACCCTGGAAGGCTTGGACTTCTACCGCATCAAGGCAGAAAATGGCCTGACCGGCGCCTACATGATGTTGGACGAAGCCTCCGTGACGGGAACTGCCAACATTGTGATGGCCGCCGTGCTGGCAAAAGGTACTACCACTATTTACAACGCCGCGTGTGAGCCATATCTGCAGCAGCTCTGCAAAATGCTGGTGCGTATGGGGGCCAAAATCAACGGCATTGGCTCTAATCTGCTGACCATTGAAGGAGTTACAGAACTGGGCGGCACCGAGCACCGCATGCTCCCAGATATGATTGAAATCGGCTCCTTTATTGGCTTGGCAGCCATGACAGGTTCGGAAATCACCATCAAGGATTGCCAGATTGCGGAGCTAGGGCTAATTCCGGATACGTTCCGCAAGCTGGGCATTCAGATGGAATTCCGCGGCGACGACATTCATATCCCGGCCCAGGAGCACTACGAAATTGCTACGTACCTCGACGGCTCTATTCTCACCGTTTCTGACCACACCTGGCCTGGCTTCACACCTGACCTGCTCAGCATTGTGCTGGTGGTAGCTACTCAGGCTAAAGGCACGGTGCTGATCCATCAGAAGATGTTTGAGTCGCGCCTGTTCTTTGTCGATAAACTCATCGACATGGGAGCCCAGGTGATTCTCTGCGACCCACACCGCGCCACTGTTATCGGCCTCGATCAGCAGAAGCAGTTGCACGGCATCACTATGACGTCTCCCGATATTCGGGCGGGGGTTGCGCTGCTGATTGCGGCGCTGTCAGCCGAAGGCCGCAGCGTGATTGAGAACGTGGAGCAGATTG
This genomic window contains:
- the murA gene encoding UDP-N-acetylglucosamine 1-carboxyvinyltransferase, which codes for MASFEVLGGHPLKGEIVPQGAKNEALQILCAVLLTSEPVTISNIPDIRDVNKLIELLRDMGVKVGKLASDTYLFQADAVNLDYLDTPEFVEQGRALRGSVMILGPMLARFGRCQLPKPGGDKIGRRPMDTHFLGLEKLGGKLTLEGLDFYRIKAENGLTGAYMMLDEASVTGTANIVMAAVLAKGTTTIYNAACEPYLQQLCKMLVRMGAKINGIGSNLLTIEGVTELGGTEHRMLPDMIEIGSFIGLAAMTGSEITIKDCQIAELGLIPDTFRKLGIQMEFRGDDIHIPAQEHYEIATYLDGSILTVSDHTWPGFTPDLLSIVLVVATQAKGTVLIHQKMFESRLFFVDKLIDMGAQVILCDPHRATVIGLDQQKQLHGITMTSPDIRAGVALLIAALSAEGRSVIENVEQIDRGYQYIDKRLNALGAQIRRL